The following proteins come from a genomic window of Sesamum indicum cultivar Zhongzhi No. 13 linkage group LG10, S_indicum_v1.0, whole genome shotgun sequence:
- the LOC105171721 gene encoding glycerol-3-phosphate 2-O-acyltransferase 6-like codes for MAVRSTHSPSKIPTIYQCDSKGRENQTIAADMHGTLLIDRSLFPYFALIAFDVGGILRLLLLLLTAPLAWFLHHFVSESAGIRVLVFASFAGVKVSEIESAANAVLPKHYSEDLHPETWRVLSSCGRKCVLTESPRIMVEPFLKNYLGVDLVLGTEISSWWGVATGFMARGGVLVGEQKAMALRKAFESSLAPEIGIGDSEADFAFMNLCKEKYIVPSEQRVRPVKQVELPKPVIFHDGRLVQKPSPLIALLIIVWFPIGVLLSVSRVLIGSNSPISLFYYIIQLTGCKILVKGTPPPNAKNSRRTGVAFICSHKTVMDPLFVSAVLGRNTTCISYSVSRLTEFLSPIRNCRLTRERSKDAKIIKDILEEGWDLVMCPEGTTCREPYLLRFSSLFAELTDEIVPVAINIRTSMFHGSTARGRKWLDIFFFFMNPLPVYEITFLDKLSPDQTCSAGKSSFDVANNVQEMIGTVLKFKCTKFTRKDKYRMLAGTDGLVGGKPGAVAADKLS; via the exons ATGGCCGTTCGAAGTACACATTCCCCAAGCAAAATCCCAACAATCTACCAGTGCGACTCAAAGGGGCGCGAAAACCAGACGATTGCAGCTGACATGCATGGAACTTTGCTCATCGATCGCAGCCTTTTCCCTTATTTCGCGCTAATAGCATTTGATGTTGGTGGGATATTAAGgctgctgctgttgctgtTGACTGCTCCATTGGCCTGGTTTCTGCACCACTTCGTCTCGGAATCTGCCGGCATTCGGGTGCTAGTATTTGCTAGTTTTGCTGGGGTGAAGGTCTCTGAGATTGAGTCGGCAGCAAACGCTGTCTTGCCGAAGCATTACTCTGAAGACCTGCACCCGGAGACGTGGCGGGTGTTGTCGTCGTGTGGGAGAAAATGTGTGCTGACAGAAAGTCCTAGGATCATGGTTGAGCCCTTCTTGAAGAACTATTTAGGCGTTGATTTGGTGTTGGGTACAGAGATTTCGTCGTGGTGGGGCGTTGCCACTGGATTTATGGCTCGTGGTGGGGTGCTTGTTGGTGAGCAGAAGGCTATGGCTCTTAGGAAGGCGTTTGAGTCTTCGTTAGCGCCAGAGATCGGTATTGGTGATTCTGAAGCTGATTTTGCCTTCATGAATCTTTGCAAG GAAAAGTACATAGTTCCATCAGAGCAACGCGTCCGCCCCGTGAAACAGGTTGAGTTGCCAAAGCCCGTGATCTTCCACGACGGTCGACTTGTCCAAAAACCGTCTCCATTGATAGCACTCCTGATCATTGTCTGGTTCCCAATCGGCGTTCTATTATCTGTGTCGCGTGTTCTCATCGGTTCAAACAGTCCAATATCACTATTTTACTATATCATTCAACTCACAGGGTGCAAAATTCTAGTTAAGGGCACCCCACCTCCTAACGCCAAGAATTCTCGACGGACAGGAGTTGCATTTATTTGCTCCCATAAAACTGTTATGGATCCTCTTTTTGTCTCTGCAGTTCTTGGCCGTAATACAACCTGCATCAGCTACTCGGTGTCAAGGTTAACTGAGTTCTTGTCTCCCATAAGAAACTGTAGGCTGACCCGAGAGAGGTCCAAGGATGCTAAAATAATCAAAGACATTCTTGAAGAAGGTTGGGATTTGGTTATGTGCCCTGAAGGCACAACCTGTCGGGAGCCTTATTTGCTTAGGTTTTCGTCGTTGTTCGCTGAGCTGACAGACGAGATTGTGCCGGTGGCCATCAACATAAGAACAAGTATGTTTCATGGGTCGACGGCACGAGGGCGAAAATGGCTAGacatattcttcttcttcatgaaCCCTTTGCCAGTCTACGAGATTACGTTTCTTGACAAGTTATCGCCTGATCAAACTTGTAGTGCTGGAAAATCTAGCTTCGACGTCGCGAATAATGTCCAAGAAATGATTGGGACagtattgaaatttaaatgtacAAAATTCACCAGGAAGGATAAGTACCGGATGTTGGCCGGGACGGATGGTCTTGTAGGGGGAAAACCTGGGGCAGTGGCGGCAGACAAATTAAGTTAA